A single genomic interval of Osmia lignaria lignaria isolate PbOS001 chromosome 9, iyOsmLign1, whole genome shotgun sequence harbors:
- the LOC117612072 gene encoding uncharacterized protein LOC117612072 isoform X1, translated as MTFIRIHLMAALSIRRIIKRYWAVIFFPTFTAVTIYADWNHTRLWKKQLAEQELQLKN; from the exons ATGACATTTATACGAATTCA TTTAATGGCTGCACTTAGCATCCGAAGAATAATTAAACGGTATTGGGCAGTAATATTTTTTCCTACATTCACTGCAGTTACCATTTATGCAGATTGGAATCATACTAGATTGTGGAAGAAACAGTTAGCTGAACAAGAATTGCAATTAAAGAACTAA
- the LOC117612072 gene encoding uncharacterized protein LOC117612072 isoform X2 has product MAALSIRRIIKRYWAVIFFPTFTAVTIYADWNHTRLWKKQLAEQELQLKN; this is encoded by the coding sequence ATGGCTGCACTTAGCATCCGAAGAATAATTAAACGGTATTGGGCAGTAATATTTTTTCCTACATTCACTGCAGTTACCATTTATGCAGATTGGAATCATACTAGATTGTGGAAGAAACAGTTAGCTGAACAAGAATTGCAATTAAAGAACTAA
- the LOC143305662 gene encoding NADH dehydrogenase [ubiquinone] 1 beta subcomplex subunit 1 gives MAGLTKAYLNLVACMVAGYSLGWVVNRLETERLTSYRDKSALFGRELKPGEPPSWP, from the coding sequence ATGGCAGGACTTACAAAAGCATATCTTAACTTGGTTGCTTGCATGGTAGCTGGATACTCACTTGGATGGGTGGTGAATAGGCTGGAAACTGAAAGACTAACAAGTTATCGAGATAAATCAGCTTtatttggaagagaattaaaaCCTGGAGAACCTCCATCTTGGCCATGA
- the LOC117612067 gene encoding uncharacterized protein LOC117612067, whose amino-acid sequence MCFHASIALIKMDSDSVQIKLGERDDISDSKKCKCDCIEENMQNLRNCVTIENTVEANYANINQPVGDTTNSFYNLSGICKTKYEEMCQEHNVHYQNKIHKIHKLTPINEQNEDCKDSITDLCYHGCKNGCSATVPTPQEVSEKVFKENWLQKLEDIKQKETVLRNKEITLQNREKALLKKERETKILESLWKHKLKQLDLYFKENKDLQYLLTDYSTQKNNSESANNMHSNKLHKEEVCINDNFPENIDSIDVNEQNFRTQNSSTQHLLYNKTEQFKKHTDNIGIMYKGLHHEKINILSSSCLPINNVSVAKKGKNQSDLRSSIAAKSSYSKSTYRDNNKTKKSSKIDYNDLDTTLSADIGDSSFVQTSQKFNPEIYRKPYMFTRSASERHIKYINHKSNPNLEAQNLNYPDEKSETLTGIAQGKVLERVTKNIVASRDRSTKFQHYGYMDQNMDSVNKMCRVENERIYSYLNLETGNKLCSCQKLNKDLKDRPVSWNEETNEWLQKKRKAYNMMMNKTHTENKENFEYNTKMNSKLETGVKKKDIKNRIFTIFR is encoded by the coding sequence aTGTGCTTCCATGCTAGCATCGCCTTAATTAAAATGGATAGCGATAGTGTACAAATAAAGTTAGGTGAACGAGACGATATTTCAGATAGTAAAAAATGTAAATGTGACTGTATTGAAGAAAACAtgcaaaatttaagaaattgtgTAACTATTGAAAACACTGTTGAAGCAAATTATGCTAATATAAATCAGCCAGTAGGGGATACAACAAAtagtttttataatttatctggTATTTGTAAAACAAAATATGAAGAAATGTGCCAGGAGCACAATGTacattatcaaaataaaattcataaaatacataaattaaCACCAATTAATGAACAAAATGAAGATTGCAAAGACAGCATCACAGATCTGTGTTATCATGGCTGTAAAAATGGATGCTCAGCAACTGTACCAACACCTCAAGAAGTTAGTGAGAaagtatttaaagaaaattggtTGCAGAAGTTAGAAgatataaaacaaaaagaaacagtattgagaaataaagaaataactTTACAAAATCGTGAAAAAGCATTacttaaaaaggaaagagaaaccaAAATTTTGGAATCTCTTTGGAAACATAAATTAAAACAActagatttatattttaaagaGAACAAAGACTTACAATATTTACTTACAGATTATAGTACACAAAAAAATAATTCAGAGTCAGCAAATAATATGCATTCTAATAAACTACATAAAGAGGAAGTttgtataaatgataatttcCCAGAAAACATAGATAGTATAGATGTAAACGAACAAAATTTTCGTACACAAAATAGTTCAACACaacatttattatataataaaactgAACAGTTCAAAAAACATACAGATAACATAGGGATCATGTATAAGGGTCTACATCAtgaaaaaattaacattttaagtTCTTCTTGTCTTCCAATTAACAATGTATCTGTagcaaaaaaaggaaaaaatcaaTCAGATTTAAGAAGTTCAATAGCTGCAAAGTCATCTTACTCTAAATCTACCTATagagataataataaaacaaaaaagtcTTCTAAAATAGATTATAATGATTTAGATACTACATTATCTGCTGATATAGGTGATTCGTCCTTTGTGCAAACTTCTCAAAAATTTAATCCTGAGATATATAGAAAACCATACATGTTCACACGTTCAGCCAGTGAACgtcatataaaatatataaatcataaaaGTAATCCAAATCTTGAAGCTCAGAATTTAAATTATCCAGATGAAAAGTCTGAAACACTTACTGGAATAGCACAAGGCAAGGTGTTAGAAAGAGTTACTAAAAATATTGTTGCCTCAAGAGATAGAAGTACAAAATTTCAACATTATGGTTATATGGATCAAAACATGGATTCTGTAAATAAGATGTGCAGAGTAGAAAATGAGAGAATATACTCGTATCTCAATTTGGAAACTGGCAATAAATTATGTTCATGTCAAAAATTGAATAAAGATTTGAAAGATAGACCAGTATCTTGGAATGAAGAAACAAATGAATGGcttcaaaaaaaaagaaaggcttATAATATGATGATGAATAAAACACatacagaaaataaagaaaactttGAGTATAATACTAAAATGAATAGTAAATTAGAAACAGGTGTTAaaaagaaagatattaaaaatagaatatttactatatttcgttaa
- the LOC117607476 gene encoding uncharacterized protein LOC117607476 isoform X1, which produces MEQKWQSPIITKSETVLNTSFLTATGQRLTPTGKISHAKTRVYTQRYRKEWEQMPDFKGWLTSVPFQPTRAYCLYCKKNLHAHRLSLLKHTCTMKHQRAALLHEAEEKKKAAARNASMGEDVEVEEVDEIEAVEYAKTEIEENEDEVEYVVERLETDDELDETQIKDPNEDVGGKIEEEEEEEEEEEVTHIQVPSDEEDVKHSMKKIKIERVKQCEDSLTEAMDHMQSEYLEEADNQDTVQLEMVVESEDQSNPEMEVMSILPDTEDSTKEESLKESRENERAVRRGDNKLDKKTGKLLQDECKQHGDSGIVMACPLPILGTTYQINTSTAPTSNTIGVLQPMNTIPIAPAQNKTITLTSGGKTLTLTGGTFQPGTQYVLSKLKNKLPTLIMADKKPTIAANQVEDATKGVQINKDQMAVASTSYQNVKKHVLLKNFKSPLIKKPRISTHVMDTSKGLPVGGLQVSLYKLMDGRWTFLNESNTSPNGRCVDLVDNMKHFTAGRYKIHFDVDKYFTLRRIETMYPFIEIVFDVKNPAGHYHIPVLLSPFGYTTYRGSER; this is translated from the exons ATGGAGCAGAAGTGGCAATCGCCAATAATTACAAAGAGCGAAACGGTGTTAAACACTAGTTTCCTAACAGCAACGGGTCAGCGTCTTACCCCAACGGGGAAAATCAGCCATGCTAAGACGCGTGTCTATACACAACGATATCGCAAAGAATGGGAACAAATGCCCGATTTTAAAG GATGGTTGACATCTGTACCGTTTCAACCGACACGTGCTTATTGTTTATATTGCAAAAAAAATCTTCATGCGCATCGTCTTTCTTTATTAAAACACACATGTACGATGAAGCATCAACGTGCAGCCTTATTGCACGAagcggaagaaaaaaagaaggctgCAGCTCGAAATGCAAGTATGGGAGAGGATGTTGAAGTAGAAGAGGTTGACGAAATTGAG GCTGTTGAGTATGCTAAAacagaaatagaagaaaatgagGATGAGGTAGAATACGTTGTTGAAAGATTAGAAACAGACGATGAACTGGATGAAACACAAATCAAGGATCCAAACGAAGATGTTGGTGGTAAAattgaagaggaagaagaagaggaggaggaggaagaagtaACGCATATTCAAGTACCTTCAGACGAAGAAGATGTCAAGCATTCTATGAAAAAGATTAAAATAGAAAGAGTG AAGCAGTGTGAGGATTCTTTGACCGAAGCGATGGATCATATGCAAAGTGAATATTTAGAAGAAGCAGATAATCAAGATACTGTACAGTTGGAAATGGTTGTCGAATCAGAAGACCAAAGCAATCCTGAGATGGAAGTTATGTCAATTCTTCCTGACACAGAAGATTCTACTAAGGAAGAATCCTTGAAAGAATCCCGTGAAAATGAAAGAGCGGTTCGACGAGGCGACAATAAATTAGATAAAAAAACTGGGAAATTATTG CAAGACGAATGTAAACAGCACGGAGATTCGGGAATAGTAATGGCGTGTCCATTACCTATTTTAGGTACTACTTATCAAATAAACACTTCGACCGCACCTACGTCTAATACGATAGGTGTGCTTCAGCCTATGAATACGATCCCTATTGCGCCCGCACAAAATAAAACGATTACTTTGACGTCGGGTGGTAAAACTTTAACTTTAACAGGCGGCACATTCCAACCTGGTACTCAATACGTCTTGAgtaaattaaagaataaactTCCTACGTTGATCATGGCTGATAAAAAACCTACAATTGCAGCTAATCAAGTAGAGGACGCCACGAAGGGCGTCCAGATAAATAAGGATCAAATGGCTGTAGCAAGTACTAGTtatcaaaatgtaaaaaaa CATGTGCTTTTAAAGAATTTTAAGTCCCCTCTAATTAAGAAGCCCCGTATTTCTACTCATGTTATGGATACGAGTAAAGGTCTACCAGTGGGAGGTTTGCAAGTCAGTCTGTATAAGTTGATGGATGGTCGTTGGACTTTCTTGAACGAAag CAATACCAGTCCAAATGGCAGATGTGTAGATTTAGTGGATAACATGAAACATTTCACGGCCGGACGTTACAAGATTCATTTTGACGTCGACAAGTATTTTACATTGAGAAGAATAGAAACAATGTACCCGTTCATTGAGATCGTTTTTGATGTAAAAAATCCTGCCGGTCACTATCACATACCGGTACTATTGAGCCCGTTTGGTTATACCACTTACCGTGGTTCTGAAAGATGA
- the LOC117607476 gene encoding uncharacterized protein LOC117607476 isoform X2: MEQKWQSPIITKSETVLNTSFLTATGQRLTPTGKISHAKTRVYTQRYRKEWEQMPDFKGWLTSVPFQPTRAYCLYCKKNLHAHRLSLLKHTCTMKHQRAALLHEAEEKKKAAARNASMGEDVEVEEVDEIEAVEYAKTEIEENEDEVEYVVERLETDDELDETQIKDPNEDVGGKIEEEEEEEEEEEVTHIQVPSDEEDVKHSMKKIKIERVQCEDSLTEAMDHMQSEYLEEADNQDTVQLEMVVESEDQSNPEMEVMSILPDTEDSTKEESLKESRENERAVRRGDNKLDKKTGKLLQDECKQHGDSGIVMACPLPILGTTYQINTSTAPTSNTIGVLQPMNTIPIAPAQNKTITLTSGGKTLTLTGGTFQPGTQYVLSKLKNKLPTLIMADKKPTIAANQVEDATKGVQINKDQMAVASTSYQNVKKHVLLKNFKSPLIKKPRISTHVMDTSKGLPVGGLQVSLYKLMDGRWTFLNESNTSPNGRCVDLVDNMKHFTAGRYKIHFDVDKYFTLRRIETMYPFIEIVFDVKNPAGHYHIPVLLSPFGYTTYRGSER, from the exons ATGGAGCAGAAGTGGCAATCGCCAATAATTACAAAGAGCGAAACGGTGTTAAACACTAGTTTCCTAACAGCAACGGGTCAGCGTCTTACCCCAACGGGGAAAATCAGCCATGCTAAGACGCGTGTCTATACACAACGATATCGCAAAGAATGGGAACAAATGCCCGATTTTAAAG GATGGTTGACATCTGTACCGTTTCAACCGACACGTGCTTATTGTTTATATTGCAAAAAAAATCTTCATGCGCATCGTCTTTCTTTATTAAAACACACATGTACGATGAAGCATCAACGTGCAGCCTTATTGCACGAagcggaagaaaaaaagaaggctgCAGCTCGAAATGCAAGTATGGGAGAGGATGTTGAAGTAGAAGAGGTTGACGAAATTGAG GCTGTTGAGTATGCTAAAacagaaatagaagaaaatgagGATGAGGTAGAATACGTTGTTGAAAGATTAGAAACAGACGATGAACTGGATGAAACACAAATCAAGGATCCAAACGAAGATGTTGGTGGTAAAattgaagaggaagaagaagaggaggaggaggaagaagtaACGCATATTCAAGTACCTTCAGACGAAGAAGATGTCAAGCATTCTATGAAAAAGATTAAAATAGAAAGAGTG CAGTGTGAGGATTCTTTGACCGAAGCGATGGATCATATGCAAAGTGAATATTTAGAAGAAGCAGATAATCAAGATACTGTACAGTTGGAAATGGTTGTCGAATCAGAAGACCAAAGCAATCCTGAGATGGAAGTTATGTCAATTCTTCCTGACACAGAAGATTCTACTAAGGAAGAATCCTTGAAAGAATCCCGTGAAAATGAAAGAGCGGTTCGACGAGGCGACAATAAATTAGATAAAAAAACTGGGAAATTATTG CAAGACGAATGTAAACAGCACGGAGATTCGGGAATAGTAATGGCGTGTCCATTACCTATTTTAGGTACTACTTATCAAATAAACACTTCGACCGCACCTACGTCTAATACGATAGGTGTGCTTCAGCCTATGAATACGATCCCTATTGCGCCCGCACAAAATAAAACGATTACTTTGACGTCGGGTGGTAAAACTTTAACTTTAACAGGCGGCACATTCCAACCTGGTACTCAATACGTCTTGAgtaaattaaagaataaactTCCTACGTTGATCATGGCTGATAAAAAACCTACAATTGCAGCTAATCAAGTAGAGGACGCCACGAAGGGCGTCCAGATAAATAAGGATCAAATGGCTGTAGCAAGTACTAGTtatcaaaatgtaaaaaaa CATGTGCTTTTAAAGAATTTTAAGTCCCCTCTAATTAAGAAGCCCCGTATTTCTACTCATGTTATGGATACGAGTAAAGGTCTACCAGTGGGAGGTTTGCAAGTCAGTCTGTATAAGTTGATGGATGGTCGTTGGACTTTCTTGAACGAAag CAATACCAGTCCAAATGGCAGATGTGTAGATTTAGTGGATAACATGAAACATTTCACGGCCGGACGTTACAAGATTCATTTTGACGTCGACAAGTATTTTACATTGAGAAGAATAGAAACAATGTACCCGTTCATTGAGATCGTTTTTGATGTAAAAAATCCTGCCGGTCACTATCACATACCGGTACTATTGAGCCCGTTTGGTTATACCACTTACCGTGGTTCTGAAAGATGA
- the LOC117607476 gene encoding uncharacterized protein LOC117607476 isoform X3, translating to MKHQRAALLHEAEEKKKAAARNASMGEDVEVEEVDEIEAVEYAKTEIEENEDEVEYVVERLETDDELDETQIKDPNEDVGGKIEEEEEEEEEEEVTHIQVPSDEEDVKHSMKKIKIERVKQCEDSLTEAMDHMQSEYLEEADNQDTVQLEMVVESEDQSNPEMEVMSILPDTEDSTKEESLKESRENERAVRRGDNKLDKKTGKLLQDECKQHGDSGIVMACPLPILGTTYQINTSTAPTSNTIGVLQPMNTIPIAPAQNKTITLTSGGKTLTLTGGTFQPGTQYVLSKLKNKLPTLIMADKKPTIAANQVEDATKGVQINKDQMAVASTSYQNVKKHVLLKNFKSPLIKKPRISTHVMDTSKGLPVGGLQVSLYKLMDGRWTFLNESNTSPNGRCVDLVDNMKHFTAGRYKIHFDVDKYFTLRRIETMYPFIEIVFDVKNPAGHYHIPVLLSPFGYTTYRGSER from the exons ATGAAGCATCAACGTGCAGCCTTATTGCACGAagcggaagaaaaaaagaaggctgCAGCTCGAAATGCAAGTATGGGAGAGGATGTTGAAGTAGAAGAGGTTGACGAAATTGAG GCTGTTGAGTATGCTAAAacagaaatagaagaaaatgagGATGAGGTAGAATACGTTGTTGAAAGATTAGAAACAGACGATGAACTGGATGAAACACAAATCAAGGATCCAAACGAAGATGTTGGTGGTAAAattgaagaggaagaagaagaggaggaggaggaagaagtaACGCATATTCAAGTACCTTCAGACGAAGAAGATGTCAAGCATTCTATGAAAAAGATTAAAATAGAAAGAGTG AAGCAGTGTGAGGATTCTTTGACCGAAGCGATGGATCATATGCAAAGTGAATATTTAGAAGAAGCAGATAATCAAGATACTGTACAGTTGGAAATGGTTGTCGAATCAGAAGACCAAAGCAATCCTGAGATGGAAGTTATGTCAATTCTTCCTGACACAGAAGATTCTACTAAGGAAGAATCCTTGAAAGAATCCCGTGAAAATGAAAGAGCGGTTCGACGAGGCGACAATAAATTAGATAAAAAAACTGGGAAATTATTG CAAGACGAATGTAAACAGCACGGAGATTCGGGAATAGTAATGGCGTGTCCATTACCTATTTTAGGTACTACTTATCAAATAAACACTTCGACCGCACCTACGTCTAATACGATAGGTGTGCTTCAGCCTATGAATACGATCCCTATTGCGCCCGCACAAAATAAAACGATTACTTTGACGTCGGGTGGTAAAACTTTAACTTTAACAGGCGGCACATTCCAACCTGGTACTCAATACGTCTTGAgtaaattaaagaataaactTCCTACGTTGATCATGGCTGATAAAAAACCTACAATTGCAGCTAATCAAGTAGAGGACGCCACGAAGGGCGTCCAGATAAATAAGGATCAAATGGCTGTAGCAAGTACTAGTtatcaaaatgtaaaaaaa CATGTGCTTTTAAAGAATTTTAAGTCCCCTCTAATTAAGAAGCCCCGTATTTCTACTCATGTTATGGATACGAGTAAAGGTCTACCAGTGGGAGGTTTGCAAGTCAGTCTGTATAAGTTGATGGATGGTCGTTGGACTTTCTTGAACGAAag CAATACCAGTCCAAATGGCAGATGTGTAGATTTAGTGGATAACATGAAACATTTCACGGCCGGACGTTACAAGATTCATTTTGACGTCGACAAGTATTTTACATTGAGAAGAATAGAAACAATGTACCCGTTCATTGAGATCGTTTTTGATGTAAAAAATCCTGCCGGTCACTATCACATACCGGTACTATTGAGCCCGTTTGGTTATACCACTTACCGTGGTTCTGAAAGATGA
- the LOC117604650 gene encoding uncharacterized protein LOC117604650 — protein MTSPETVFRSLILWLVVLGSWWCCAGEKLSPNQKAPQFARGSGGLILDTPYDDNKARKTPVSSGNVVQDGVQRDETEMLKLVDGELVRTVKGSFSYNSPEGLPISVKYEADENGNRASFKFGTGETGAIGAGPSTRPGQKQNGNRGGQTQQGSKGSKGSSYLPPNDANRSYLPPK, from the exons ATGACCTCTCCGGAAACTGTGTTTCGATCGCTG ATCCTCTGGCTGGTGGTTCTCGGCAGCTGGTGGTGTTGTGCCGGCGAGAAGCTATCGCCAAATCAAAAAGCGCCTCAGTTTGCCCGTGGTTCCGGTGGATTGATTCTTGATACACCGTACGATGATAATAAGGCCAGAAAAACACCGGTTTCGAGTGGAAACGTAGTACAGGACGGAGTACAGAGAGATGAGACAGAAATGCTGAAACTCGTGGATGGTGAACTGGTACGAACTGTAAAAGGAAGCTTCTCTTACAATAGTCCTGAGGGCCTTCCAATTTCCGTCAA GTACGAAGCAGATGAGAATGGAAATAGAGCCAGTTTCAAGTTTGGTACCGGTGAAACTGGTGCTATCGGTGCGGGTCCTTCGACTCGTCCTGGACAAAAACAAAATGGTAATCGTGGTGGTCAAACCCAACAAGGATCAAAGGGATCAAAAGGTAGCTCGTACCTACCACCCAATGATGCAAACAGAAGTTACTTACCgccaaaataa